A single genomic interval of Stieleria maiorica harbors:
- the fliP gene encoding flagellar type III secretion system pore protein FliP (The bacterial flagellar biogenesis protein FliP forms a type III secretion system (T3SS)-type pore required for flagellar assembly.), which produces MEFALIAQLSADPASDPSQLFSDLAPPLQVAVLLGALSFATAMLVCVTAFTRIIIVLSFVRRALSTQEIPPNQVMMGLSLFLTLFVMAPTFEKIHDNAVIPLLEAQEAAGPDEEPEFGFVDAWKIASEELKVFMLHNTRTNDLALFYELSETAPPSQRMDTPLKIAVPAFIISELKTAFIMGFCIYIPFLLIDLVISTILMALGMMMMPPVVVSTPCKLLLFVLVDGWQLISKALVASFA; this is translated from the coding sequence ATGGAATTCGCGTTGATCGCCCAGTTGTCCGCCGACCCAGCCAGCGACCCGTCGCAGCTGTTTTCGGATCTTGCGCCGCCGTTGCAGGTCGCGGTGCTGCTCGGCGCGCTCAGCTTTGCCACGGCCATGTTGGTCTGTGTCACGGCGTTCACACGAATCATCATCGTTCTGTCCTTCGTCCGCCGGGCGCTGTCCACCCAAGAGATCCCGCCGAACCAGGTGATGATGGGGCTGAGTCTGTTTCTGACGCTGTTCGTCATGGCCCCGACGTTTGAAAAAATTCACGACAACGCGGTGATCCCGTTGTTGGAGGCACAGGAAGCGGCCGGGCCGGACGAGGAACCCGAATTCGGCTTCGTCGATGCGTGGAAAATTGCATCGGAAGAGCTGAAGGTGTTCATGTTGCACAACACACGGACGAACGACTTGGCGTTGTTCTATGAACTTTCCGAAACCGCTCCGCCGTCACAGCGGATGGACACGCCGCTGAAGATCGCGGTGCCGGCGTTCATCATCAGCGAACTGAAAACCGCGTTCATCATGGGGTTTTGCATCTACATCCCCTTCCTGCTGATCGACTTGGTCATTTCAACGATCTTGATGGCGTTGGGAATGATGATGATGCCGCCGGTCGTCGTTTCGACGCCCTGCAAATTGCTGTTGTTCGTGCTGGTGGACGGCTGGCAATTGATTTCCAAAGCACTTGTCGCAAGTTTTGCCTAA